In Aegilops tauschii subsp. strangulata cultivar AL8/78 chromosome 3, Aet v6.0, whole genome shotgun sequence, one genomic interval encodes:
- the LOC109786051 gene encoding WUSCHEL-related homeobox 10: protein MDQHNHGQAPAHRGGRSSEGGEPTTARSRWAPKPEQILILESIFNSGMVNPAKDETARIRLLLERFGAVRDANVFYWFQNRRSRSRRRARQLQQSCGGSGDADQLPSNAVVAGHGCHGIGTSPYNTMQYGQLCGGVSAAAAAVTGAPRFSVDDADGGDDLFAIPRQMGLMSRGGENQYGYTATDASQLSYQATVPGTTMPVFINGTVYEVPSTGVLDVAGTFGSDVILVHSSGEILPVNERGVLMKSLQMGECYYLVFRSI from the exons ATGGACCAGCACAACCACGGCCAAGCTCCCGCACACCGTGGCGGCCGCAGCAGCGAGGGGGGCGAGCCGACCACGGCACGGTCCCGGTGGGCGCCCAAGCCGGAGCAGATCCTGATCCTGGAGTCCATCTTCAACAGCGGTATGGTGAACCCGGCCAAGGACGAGACGGCGCGCATCCGGCTCCTCCTCGAGCGCTTCGGCGCCGTCCGTGATGCCAACGTGTTCTACTGGTTCCAGAACCGCCGCTCCCGCTCCCGCCGCCGTGCACGCCAGCTCCAGCAGTCCTGCGGCGGCAGCGGGGACGCGGACCAGCTCCCCTCCAACGCAGTCGTGGCTGGCCACGGCTGCCACGGCATTGGCACCTCTCCCTACAACACCATGCAGTACGGGCAGCTGTGCGGCGGCGTGTCGGCGGCCGCGGCCGCGGTCACCGGGGCTCCCCGTTTCTCGGTAGACGACGCCGACGGCGGAGACGATCTTTTCGCCATCCCCCGGCAAATGGGCCTCATGTCACGCGGTGGCGAAAACCAGTATGGCTACACGGCTACCGACGCATCGCAACTAAGCTACCAAGCAACTG TTCCTGGGACGACGATGCCGGTGTTCATCAATGGCACGGTGTACGAGGTGCCGAGCACCGGTGTGTTGGACGTGGCAGGCACATTCGGGAGTGATGTGATTCTGGTGCACTCCTCCGGCGAGATCCTCCCGGTGAACGAGCGCGGCGTCCTCATGAAGAGCCTGCAAATGGGGGAATGTTATTACCTG GTATTCAGGTCGATCTGA